One Argentina anserina chromosome 6, drPotAnse1.1, whole genome shotgun sequence genomic window, CTTCACTAATCTGaaccaaacataacatagatAAGTACAGCATTTAATGGAATTTTAATGCTCAATCTATTTGAAGTCATGCATAGCATCACACTCTAACAGGTACCAACGGATGaaattgttaaaatttcaaagAATAATAAGTAACTAAACCAAAGAACTTCATATAAAGGCTGACACGAAAGAAAATTTTGAGAAACCACTCAATTAATAGACCTATATATGTAGGTAAAGTCATAAACCATACCTTAATTGTTTTTTGTCGGTGAACTTCTACGTCCTTGAGAAGATGTCTTCTTCCTAAGAATTGAGCAAACCATGAATAAGGACAAAACAATAGAATTGAGATGAAAACAAGAACTACATATGACTGATATGAGATGATCTTAGTGAGAGGATCTTATATAGTAGCACAAAATCCAACGGTCAATTTCACCTAACTGATTGATGGTATGAGATTTCCTATTCTCTAGGGATTTTGCTCATGAATTGGTCAAAATCTATCTTTTGGTAATTTAGATGTAGTGCAATACTAGTTGGGATAAGCTCATCCGTACTACCAGACCAATATACATGgatttatttcatttcattttggctaaaaaatgaacatatttattgtaaatttattaataatttttttgtaatcAGTATTGTAGATATATACGTAGGTATGTCTTATTGAATGTAATGATAATTGCATGAGTTAATTTTGCTTATCTTATAGCTAGCCTTTTATTTGGACTTTCTTCAATTGATTGTAATCATGTCTTTAGTAGAATTGATACTAGTATAGTTTGGATCTTTCTATGACATTATAATGAGATACGTTCCATAGCTTTTTGAGTCAATGGACtagtgttttaaaaaaaatggacTAGTGTTATATGTTACAGAATATTACAATTTAGCTTCAATTGATAAGGTGCCCTTTTAAACGGGGATGTGTTCTATATATTAGTCTCAAGATCATGAAGAGACTTAGAGACAATAAAATCGTGGATCTGTTAACTATATATTAGCAACATCTTTGTCATCGGTGTCTAGAACTAGCATTTTCAAGAGATCCAAAATAATTAACATCTTAATCAGTCATTGATGTAGTgtacaaaacaacaatattgAATATTTGGTAGGAGGTAATGACATAGTATCTAATAATGACAgagtataattatatatatatatatataagcatagGTGGGTTTCTCTACGAGAACAAAAAAagctaaaattataattataccTTACGAATTGGTGTAGATGCTCACACCTTCCTCTTTCTGCAAAAACTTTGGGATTTTCAATTAACCCTAAATCCTCTTTCTGCAAAGACGCCATCTCTACCTCAAAATTTTCTTATGCCTGCTAAGTTTCATTCCCACTCAATTTTATATTCCCGCTCTACTTTGCCCAATTCACTAGATTTCCGCTAGATCATGCGCAGCACTAGTAAACTGCTTCACCCTCAAAGTAGCTTCGCTCTGAATCGCTCTCTCATGGCGAACCCTTACGAGCTCAAAAGGCTTGAAATCATTCGTCGAAACGAGGAAAGATTATCTGCTATGAACATCACACCCTTGATCGCCCAACCCAAAACCAAATGCCAAAGTAAGTGATCATCAGAACACTCTCACCGTCTCTGTTATTCGTCAACTGATTATGTACCTTGCTTTAATCGTATTCCAACTTATCTTTGTAGATGTGTTCCCATTGAAGCAAACCAACCAAGAACAGGTTTCAATTTTCTACTCTTTTGTTACAAAATTTATTGTAGTATGTAATAGCTATTTGTTGTTGCCTATGTAgattgaatttaattttgtttataaCAATACTTGAGTAAAGagtctttttattttttgtcaaTGACTTGGGTGAAGAGTTGATAACTGATCAGTGTTTCTAATTTAACTTCTTAATCATCAATTATTGTACTCATGTGCAATAACATTTTCAGATTGAAGCttaatcactaaatatatacacattgaTAAATATGTATGATGAACTATGTAAAACATTAGCATTATCTTTAAgtatttaacttcatatatAATTACCACTACAACACTAGCTTTAGTAGGTTGGGGGAAATGAGAAGGCATGGCTTCAGAATTAATTAAGGAATGCAAAGAAACCCCAAGCAAGTACTAGAACTGCAGCTATTATGCTAGCTCGGTCTGTCATTCATGTCTAAGGTTGTTGTACTTTAGTGGAAGCTATAATTATTAAGttttttgaaaatgaaattgattTCATTATATTACATTGTAGTCATGACAAggaaacaaaaagaacaaaataagGCAGTGGACACTTCACATCCTGAGTCTCCTTCACTTTCTCCACCTGAAGACATTCCGAATGAAGAAacaaatgatgaagaagaggtGGAAGAGCTGGATACTGATGGTACAAAAAAGAATGGTAAAGGCCCTGCAAAAGGCGATAAAGGCTATGGTACGAATGCACGGGTTTTTCGAAAGAGGTAATGATCTTTATAGGATTGTGCTAcatcttttattatttgattttgCTTAGGCTTTATTTTTACATTCTCTAAACTTATGTTGTGGTCAGGTTCATAAGTCCCACAGCATTGCGGAGCATTTGGCCCCTCTTCAGGGCAGAGCTGAGCAGGCCGTACACAACATGGGCAGCATATCCGCAAAAAGATTTCGATAAGTTGTTCAGAAAgtggaggaaaaaaaaattcaagtttAATTGCTCCGAGGAAAAACTGAAAGATGCATTCACCGGGCACATCAAGAGAAACTACGGCGGTTGGATGTTGGCAATTCGAAACAGTGTTTTTCGGAAACACAAGAGTGTTGCAGCTCGATACTCCAATAATCCTTCATTCTTGAAGCCAGAGATATGGACTCTTATGGTTGATGAGTGGCTCAAAGGAGATTGGCAGGtgatttgattattaacttcatgcaatttgttttctttagaTTCTAGTTGCTTCCTTCATTCAAGTGTCTTTAATTTGATCACAAACTGAATTTAGACATTTTAGCTTTCCAATTTCATATATTAAGTGCATTTCATGCTAATGAATGTGTCTCTCATTTCAATTCAACTTTATgtattcaagccacaaaagcTTATCATGTTTTCTTAAGAATCTATTCTCTATTTTGTGATATTTTATTCCTATATAGAAACAACTCTAATTCACTTGAAGTTTTGCATACATGTAGCTTAATGTGTCTACGACCTTctataaaattatcaaaataattcatcaagtatAGGTTACCTAAATAGTTCTCCATTGATCACTATCCAGTAGAGTAATTACAGCTAGTTTGTGACTTTTTCATTAATATTTCTTGTGTTTCTcgttgtgtgtttctttggaATGAAATATAAAGAACATGAGTAAGCGAAATGCAGCCAATCGTGACAAATTGCAACTGCTTCATACAGTCGGTTCAGTTCCTATGGccaaatatataaatgatgAGGTAAACATAATGTTTGAGAAAGAAGGTGGCGGCTTGTACAtactattgtttttttttcttattatatATTGCTATGCTCTAAGcttattttggttttttttgtaTGAGTAACCTTATTCATTTAATCTTCTAGATTGATAGGACTGGAGTTGAACCAAGTCCAATTGAAATGTTTAGAATGTTTCATGTTTCAAAGACCAAAGATGATCAGCCCGAAGAATGGTCGACTGGGAAGGCAAATGAACTCTATGTAAGACTAGTATTTcgttttctaatttctatcTACATGATAGTATGTGTTTATGTTggttaatatatatgtttcaatTTAAGCAAGAAATGGAAGATGAAAGACTTTTGGAGGAGATGATCAGAGATGATGGAGAAGAACCGCTGGATGATTGGGGAATATACAAGGAGATAGTTGCAAAGCCTAAACATGGAAAAATTCGTGGCTTAGGTGATACAATGGAACCACCGAATGAGTTATGTGCTTCGAGCAGCAGTAAGTCTTGCACTAATGGTTCATGCTTGGAACGTGAAAAAGAGATTGGAGAACTAAAACAAGAAGTCGGAACTCTTAAGGATGGGTTGGCTGATATGAAACAACTTGTTCAAGCTCTTATTGCTAATGTGGCACCATCTCTGGTAAATAAATGCATACTATGCCCCATTTTCGTTAGTGCTTTCATATTGTCCGGTTTATTTAGTTTAATATGAAAGAGAGAGTTGAGCTCTTTACTTTACCTTTTTCATTTGAACATGTTTGATCTTGTGAAGTTACTAATGATTGAGTAAAACTTAATCTTGGATTGATAATTGTTTGCTGGGAATTTCAATGGGCAAACAGAAATATCATATATACTTAGCACTTGACCCCCCTTTAGGCATATATGATCTTTATGTTTTATCCCCCTTTAGGCCCTTGCTTAGCACCTGgcttttataataattttcttATTAGTTGATAAGTGATTACTCTTTAAACACATCAATTTTCATATTGCCTATCATAATGATAAAGGAAATCAAAAAGCCTGTCTATTATTCAATTAATTCAACATGTATGCCTTATTTAGCTAATACATCTCAGATGCAAGGAGAAGTCTTTGTCCATGGTTTACAATTAATTCTTTGTCCATCCCTTATTGTCTTATTTGTCTTTGGTATGAATACTTAGCATGGACTTTTGTGTTACAGTCTACTTCTCCAATCTCACCTGCAACTGCAGCTGCACTGACCACAAAAGATACTAATGGAGATACTGAAGCACGTGCACCTTGATACTACTGTTGGTGACTGCTACTTATGAAGATTTGAAGAAACTTTTATCTATATATTATATCTAtctatttatcttttctatttgaGGCAATATAGTCTCTAAATAATTAGACTCTTTGTTCTTGTTTAGTATGTTGTCTTGTATTAAGTCTACTATTAGGTACAAATGATGTTATTGCTTTCTTACTTGCCTTAAGACTATGTagttgaatttagtttg contains:
- the LOC126796977 gene encoding uncharacterized protein LOC126796977, which codes for MSGSKEIGRTGVEPSPIEMFRMFHVSKTKDDQPEEWSTGKANELYQEMEDERLLEEMIRDDGEEPLDDWGIYKEIVAKPKHGKIRGLGDTMEPPNELCASSSSKSCTNGSCLEREKEIGELKQEVGTLKDGLADMKQLVQALIANVAPSLSTSPISPATAAALTTKDTNGDTEARAP